A single window of Nocardia sp. NBC_01327 DNA harbors:
- a CDS encoding winged helix-turn-helix transcriptional regulator, with protein sequence MATQTVAQQRAEARRHYDAYVAECPTRQLLDRIANKWVSLLINALADGPQRYGDLSRRVAGISQKMLTQTLRVMERDGLVERTITAAVPVRVDYELTELGASLLPVMRIIKGWAETHMDQVLTARAEYDTER encoded by the coding sequence ATGGCAACGCAGACCGTGGCACAGCAGCGCGCCGAGGCGCGCCGGCACTACGACGCGTACGTCGCCGAGTGTCCCACCCGTCAACTGCTCGACCGCATCGCCAACAAATGGGTCAGTCTGCTGATCAATGCCCTCGCCGACGGCCCGCAGCGCTATGGCGACCTGTCCCGGCGGGTGGCGGGCATCAGCCAGAAGATGCTCACCCAGACCTTGCGCGTGATGGAACGCGACGGACTGGTCGAGCGCACGATCACCGCGGCGGTGCCGGTGCGGGTCGACTACGAGCTGACCGAGCTGGGGGCGAGCCTGCTGCCGGTCATGCGCATCATCAAGGGCTGGGCGGAAACTCATATGGATCAGGTGCTGACCGCCCGCGCGGAGTACGACACGGAACGCTGA
- a CDS encoding NADP-dependent oxidoreductase, translating to MRAIVVRSYGGPHALEMVECPVPEPGPGQVRVRVEAAAVNPVDAVTRSGALVEAGLMAARATTGIGWDVAGAVDALGPGVTDVVAGQRVAGLRDRLDLSLGAYADYLVLEATAIAALPPGLSSLAAATLPLSGLTAVQSLDLLDLPTGATILVTGAAGAVGGYAVQSAARRGLRVVAVAGAGDEQPVRDLGAHWFVPREADLAESVRRHVPGGVDGALDAAALGISALGAVRTRGRFVAVVGGAQPIPLRGITVMNQWIAADGAALSELVRAASQGQLSTRIAETLPLTEAVRAHQLLAKGGLRGRVVLIP from the coding sequence ATGCGAGCAATCGTCGTTCGTTCCTACGGCGGGCCCCACGCGCTGGAAATGGTGGAATGCCCGGTGCCGGAACCGGGTCCGGGGCAGGTCCGGGTGCGAGTCGAGGCGGCCGCGGTCAACCCGGTCGATGCGGTGACCCGGTCGGGTGCGCTGGTGGAAGCAGGGCTGATGGCCGCGCGCGCGACGACCGGCATCGGCTGGGACGTCGCGGGCGCCGTCGATGCGCTCGGCCCCGGCGTCACCGATGTTGTTGCCGGACAGCGAGTTGCCGGACTGCGCGACCGGCTCGACCTGTCACTCGGCGCCTACGCGGACTACCTCGTCCTGGAGGCGACCGCGATCGCGGCGCTGCCGCCCGGACTGTCCAGCCTCGCGGCGGCCACCCTGCCGCTGAGCGGACTCACCGCCGTGCAGTCCCTGGACCTGCTCGATCTGCCCACCGGCGCAACGATTCTGGTGACCGGAGCGGCCGGGGCCGTCGGCGGCTACGCGGTGCAGTCGGCCGCACGGCGTGGCCTGCGAGTGGTCGCGGTCGCCGGTGCGGGCGATGAACAGCCGGTCCGAGACCTGGGGGCGCACTGGTTCGTGCCGCGCGAGGCCGACCTCGCCGAATCCGTCCGCAGGCACGTCCCCGGCGGAGTCGACGGCGCACTCGATGCGGCGGCCCTCGGCATCTCGGCGCTGGGTGCGGTGCGCACCCGGGGCCGGTTCGTGGCGGTCGTCGGCGGCGCGCAGCCGATTCCCCTGCGGGGCATCACCGTCATGAACCAGTGGATCGCCGCCGATGGGGCTGCCCTGTCCGAACTCGTGCGAGCGGCGAGCCAGGGACAGCTGAGCACCCGAATCGCCGAAACACTCCCTCTCACCGAAGCCGTACGCGCACACCAACTGCTGGCGAAGGGCGGCCTGCGCGGGCGCGTGGTCCTGATCCCGTGA
- a CDS encoding pyridoxal-phosphate dependent enzyme — protein sequence MRYDHITELIGNTPLLRLDPAVHGLRNIELYAKLEFYNPFGSVKDRVAWGMIRDDLDDIVARGQTLIEASSGNTAKALRILGAMHGVGLRAVTNRIKVTEVRELLQLFGTEIEELPGLSECPDPTAPNDVYSVIDATMAKAPGAWVHPSQYTSEKNIEAHYEGTGREIHEDLARDGITRVDYLAGGLGTTGSTRGAATFLRKHNPELRTLAVVSERTDFIPGIRSETELWDVGLFQPDFYDRIIAVEAGRAVDATVELATRYGVLAGPTSGATYAAALEHLSALDHSALEADRPLVAVFIVCDRIEPYLSYIRKRRPELFGRSARPAPPSAAELAATPALSPQQVQELDRTARPTIVDTRGAMAYRIAHVPGAINIRDDQLDDMLAHGIPFSRSRPIVFVCPVGEVSLRFAALARRAGYDASSLAGGIAAWRDSGTPMESAPRTG from the coding sequence ATGCGCTACGACCACATCACCGAACTCATCGGCAATACTCCCCTGCTGCGGCTGGATCCGGCCGTGCACGGACTGCGCAATATCGAGCTGTACGCGAAATTGGAGTTCTACAACCCCTTCGGCTCGGTCAAGGATCGGGTGGCGTGGGGCATGATCCGCGACGACCTGGACGACATCGTCGCGCGCGGGCAGACGCTCATCGAGGCCTCCAGCGGCAATACCGCCAAGGCGCTGCGCATTCTGGGCGCCATGCACGGAGTCGGGCTGCGCGCGGTCACCAATCGGATCAAGGTGACCGAGGTGCGGGAATTGCTGCAGCTGTTCGGCACCGAGATCGAAGAGCTGCCGGGACTGTCGGAATGCCCCGATCCGACCGCGCCCAATGATGTGTACTCGGTGATCGACGCGACCATGGCGAAAGCACCTGGTGCATGGGTGCATCCGTCGCAATACACCAGCGAGAAGAATATCGAGGCGCACTACGAGGGCACCGGGCGCGAGATCCATGAGGATCTGGCCCGCGACGGCATCACCCGCGTCGACTATCTCGCCGGCGGGCTCGGCACCACCGGTTCCACGCGCGGTGCGGCGACGTTCCTGCGCAAGCACAATCCGGAATTGCGCACCCTGGCGGTGGTTTCCGAGCGCACCGACTTCATTCCGGGCATTCGCTCGGAGACCGAGCTGTGGGATGTGGGACTGTTCCAGCCCGATTTCTACGATCGCATCATTGCCGTCGAGGCCGGGCGTGCGGTCGATGCCACCGTGGAGCTGGCCACCCGGTACGGGGTGCTGGCCGGGCCGACCAGCGGGGCCACGTACGCGGCGGCGCTGGAACATCTGAGCGCACTGGATCATTCGGCGCTCGAGGCGGATCGGCCGCTGGTCGCGGTCTTCATCGTGTGCGATCGCATCGAGCCGTATCTGTCCTATATCCGCAAGCGCCGCCCCGAATTGTTCGGCCGCAGCGCCCGCCCCGCCCCGCCCTCGGCCGCGGAACTGGCTGCCACCCCGGCACTGTCGCCGCAGCAGGTGCAGGAGCTCGATCGCACTGCCCGCCCCACCATTGTCGATACGCGCGGGGCCATGGCGTATCGCATCGCGCATGTTCCCGGTGCGATCAATATTCGAGACGATCAACTCGACGATATGCTCGCGCACGGCATCCCGTTCTCCCGCTCCCGGCCGATCGTGTTCGTCTGCCCGGTCGGCGAGGTGTCGCTGCGCTTCGCGGCGCTGGCGCGGCGCGCGGGTTATGACGCGTCGAGTCTGGCGGGCGGTATCGCCGCATGGCGTGACAGCGGCACACCGATGGAATCCGCGCCCCGGACAGGGTGA
- a CDS encoding alanine racemase, whose amino-acid sequence MTAWAPPRLPAKIPPLVRAFLQAPGAAEEALIRFGSPAHLVFPQVFADNLARLRAVLEQGLPGYRICYAHKVNQSRAFVRTAEHAGVGIDVASEAELASAVGAGFGSGRIEVTGPKGEEFLRELVATGVTINVDNLWELHRVAELAGLHADVPVLVRLSGFAGTPVSRFGVPLGQAEEALRALAAHRGRIDFRGFAFHIDSGEPGERLRAVEACLELTERAYAHGLSPAVLDIGGGFRQVFTEDADAFDAYVHALRESLLGHGEPMAWGGNTFGFHLEDGAVHGTPVFHKYANTVPADRMLADLLAAELDGHGGRSFAQIAAENLLEVWLEPGKALVDHAGITLARVEFVKETADGSVLVNVDISRDTVTPADQEVMVDPLLLPEVAPAQGDSDPVGVFVAGRLCLERDLVTNHKVWFPRRPRPGDLMVFPNTAAYHMDLSAARASMHPLPPKLAVVHRSSDFSEQGKYEICRDEDYEPELITGGPSRSAGPQWHGVQ is encoded by the coding sequence ATGACGGCTTGGGCTCCGCCGCGGCTGCCGGCGAAGATTCCTCCGCTGGTGCGCGCCTTCCTGCAGGCGCCCGGCGCGGCCGAGGAGGCGCTCATCCGGTTCGGGTCGCCCGCGCATCTGGTGTTCCCGCAGGTGTTCGCGGACAATCTGGCGCGATTGCGGGCGGTGCTGGAGCAGGGGTTGCCGGGGTATCGGATCTGCTACGCGCACAAGGTGAATCAGTCGCGGGCATTCGTGCGGACCGCCGAGCACGCGGGGGTCGGCATCGATGTGGCCTCGGAGGCGGAGCTGGCCAGTGCGGTGGGGGCCGGATTCGGGTCCGGGCGTATCGAGGTGACCGGGCCCAAGGGGGAAGAGTTTCTGCGCGAGCTCGTCGCCACCGGGGTGACGATCAATGTCGACAACCTCTGGGAGCTGCATCGGGTGGCCGAGCTCGCGGGCCTGCATGCCGATGTGCCGGTGCTGGTGCGGCTCTCGGGTTTCGCGGGGACGCCGGTGAGCCGGTTCGGGGTGCCGCTGGGGCAGGCGGAGGAGGCGCTGCGGGCGCTGGCGGCGCATCGCGGGCGGATCGATTTCCGCGGCTTCGCCTTTCATATCGACTCCGGGGAACCCGGTGAGCGGTTGCGCGCGGTCGAGGCCTGCCTGGAGCTGACCGAACGCGCCTACGCGCACGGACTTTCCCCGGCGGTGCTCGATATCGGCGGCGGATTCCGGCAGGTGTTCACTGAGGACGCCGATGCGTTCGACGCGTATGTGCACGCGCTGCGCGAATCCCTGCTCGGGCACGGGGAACCGATGGCGTGGGGCGGCAATACGTTCGGATTCCATCTCGAGGACGGCGCGGTGCACGGCACCCCGGTATTTCACAAATATGCCAATACCGTGCCCGCCGATCGCATGCTCGCCGATCTGCTCGCCGCCGAATTGGACGGGCACGGCGGGCGCAGTTTCGCGCAGATCGCGGCCGAGAATCTGCTCGAGGTGTGGCTGGAGCCGGGGAAGGCGCTGGTCGACCACGCCGGAATCACGCTGGCCCGGGTGGAATTCGTGAAGGAGACCGCCGACGGCAGCGTGCTGGTCAATGTGGATATCAGCCGCGATACCGTCACCCCGGCCGATCAGGAGGTGATGGTGGATCCGCTGCTGCTGCCCGAGGTGGCGCCCGCGCAGGGCGATTCCGATCCGGTCGGGGTGTTCGTGGCGGGGCGGCTGTGCCTGGAGCGCGATCTGGTGACCAATCACAAGGTGTGGTTTCCGCGGCGGCCGCGGCCCGGTGATCTGATGGTGTTTCCGAATACCGCTGCCTACCATATGGATTTGTCGGCAGCGCGCGCCTCGATGCATCCGCTGCCACCCAAACTTGCGGTGGTGCACCGGTCCAGCGATTTCTCCGAGCAGGGAAAGTACGAGATCTGCCGGGACGAGGACTACGAACCCGAGCTGATCACCGGTGGGCCGTCGCGGTCCGCGGGTCCGCAATGGCACGGGGTGCAGTGA
- a CDS encoding heavy-metal-associated domain-containing protein: protein MTTNGHEPRYDRRAASRVLAVLARPGLFAGVAAAQARRIEYTCAPLRPEPGSHLTLSQRLYLERFMRPCRADQVTSATHRIAWTDSDGIPNTGHFHSGGLGPIVPIAMREAVLTLWHALGADTGLAHRISGLSERDRDVLEGTTTDHEPLDIFRVGIEAAGRALAQHALLARWTPYRTPAEFAAGMRDSGIYGAVATRWYWELQASSYRRGMIAVTLSTQPDGTVRYSADTVAILRSMKDSTIEDAHRIMRRATVSEGLSIPDAIAKYHDELDLISRQYALLPPGTRPACLAAMPHQLDGAHYSILPVVLDRFTEVFTAIAERLTLAETPADTGSDSGELTAEDQVFYVPDMNCKHCVRTITGVLESMDIAVHDIDLISKRVAAEFRSPRNRHRAFEALRDGGYNPTTDVPAPATSETAV from the coding sequence ATGACCACGAATGGCCACGAACCCCGCTACGACCGGCGCGCTGCCTCCCGGGTGCTGGCCGTGCTGGCCCGGCCCGGATTGTTCGCCGGGGTCGCGGCGGCGCAGGCGCGGCGGATCGAATACACCTGTGCGCCACTGCGTCCGGAGCCGGGATCGCATCTGACCCTGTCGCAGCGGCTGTATCTGGAGCGGTTCATGCGCCCGTGCCGGGCCGACCAGGTCACCAGCGCCACCCATCGCATCGCCTGGACCGACAGCGACGGGATTCCCAATACCGGGCATTTCCATTCCGGCGGGCTGGGGCCGATCGTGCCGATCGCCATGCGCGAGGCGGTGCTGACGCTCTGGCACGCACTCGGCGCCGATACCGGGCTGGCGCACCGTATTTCGGGATTGAGCGAGCGGGATCGCGATGTGCTCGAGGGCACGACCACCGATCACGAACCCCTCGATATCTTCCGGGTCGGGATCGAGGCGGCCGGGCGGGCGCTGGCACAGCACGCACTGCTGGCGCGCTGGACGCCGTATCGCACCCCTGCCGAATTCGCGGCCGGTATGCGCGATTCCGGGATCTACGGGGCGGTGGCCACCCGGTGGTACTGGGAGCTGCAGGCCTCGAGCTATCGGCGCGGCATGATCGCGGTCACCCTGAGCACCCAGCCCGACGGCACCGTGCGCTACTCCGCCGATACCGTCGCCATCCTGCGTTCGATGAAGGACTCCACCATCGAGGACGCGCACCGGATCATGCGGCGCGCCACCGTCTCCGAAGGCCTGAGCATCCCCGACGCCATCGCCAAATACCACGATGAGCTCGATCTGATCTCCCGCCAGTACGCGCTGCTCCCGCCGGGCACCCGCCCGGCCTGCCTGGCCGCCATGCCGCATCAGCTCGACGGCGCGCACTACAGCATTCTGCCGGTGGTGCTGGACCGCTTCACCGAGGTGTTCACCGCGATCGCCGAACGCCTGACCCTCGCCGAGACGCCCGCCGACACCGGTTCGGACAGCGGCGAACTCACCGCCGAGGACCAGGTGTTCTACGTCCCCGATATGAACTGCAAACACTGCGTGCGCACCATTACCGGGGTGCTGGAATCGATGGATATCGCCGTGCACGATATCGACCTGATCAGCAAACGCGTCGCCGCCGAGTTCCGCAGCCCGCGCAATCGCCATCGCGCTTTCGAAGCGCTGCGCGACGGCGGCTACAACCCGACCACCGATGTGCCCGCCCCGGCGACCTCGGAAACCGCGGTATGA